In one Syntrophales bacterium genomic region, the following are encoded:
- a CDS encoding RNA methyltransferase, which produces MKKQDNQEIRVRMENVAVVLCRPKFSGNVGSVARCAKNMGIGKLIVVGGEPLDREEILQRATHAARDLVDTMECCETLEEAVAGFSWLVGTTGRRGSARGPGVSPREMARRMCDLSRNNRIALLFGPEDKGLSNEELRLCHTVVNIPASEAFRSINLSHAVMILCYELFVAAADPPPVFRPRLASSAELEGMYGHLRDVLTRIGFINKQNPEYWMLHVRRLFSRVQLQAREVKILRGICRQIDWATGQPGPDPGRRSAEKVPECAAGSENAMEFYKEKK; this is translated from the coding sequence ATGAAGAAACAAGACAATCAGGAAATCCGGGTGCGAATGGAAAACGTGGCGGTGGTGCTCTGCCGTCCGAAATTTTCAGGGAATGTGGGGTCCGTGGCCCGGTGCGCGAAAAACATGGGAATCGGGAAACTGATCGTTGTCGGAGGGGAGCCCCTCGACCGGGAGGAAATACTGCAGCGGGCCACCCATGCCGCCCGGGACCTGGTGGACACGATGGAATGCTGCGAAACGCTGGAGGAGGCCGTGGCCGGTTTTTCGTGGCTTGTGGGCACGACCGGCCGCCGGGGGTCCGCGCGCGGTCCCGGCGTCTCCCCGCGGGAAATGGCCCGGAGGATGTGCGATCTCAGCCGGAACAACCGGATTGCCCTGCTCTTCGGTCCCGAGGACAAGGGGCTCTCCAACGAGGAGCTCCGCCTGTGCCATACCGTCGTCAACATTCCCGCCTCCGAGGCGTTCCGGTCCATCAACCTGTCCCATGCCGTAATGATTCTCTGCTACGAGCTGTTCGTCGCCGCGGCGGATCCTCCTCCCGTTTTCCGGCCGCGGCTTGCCTCGTCGGCGGAGCTGGAGGGAATGTACGGGCACCTGCGGGATGTCCTCACCCGGATCGGGTTCATCAACAAGCAGAATCCCGAATACTGGATGCTCCATGTACGGCGGCTCTTTTCCCGGGTGCAGCTTCAGGCCCGGGAGGTAAAGATCCTCCGCGGGATCTGTCGCCAGATCGACTGGGCCACGGGACAGCCGGGACCGGACCCTGGGCGGCGGTCCGCGGAAAAAGTACCGGAATGCGCCGCCGGCTCAGAAAATGCGATGGAATTTTACAAGGAAAAGAAGTAG
- the gltX gene encoding glutamate--tRNA ligase, whose product MNAPLKTRFAPSPTGYLHIGGARTALFNWLFARRHGGIFLLRIEDTDQLRSTEESTRAILDAMTWLGLNWDEGPFFQAERVGIHRQMVEKLVDEGKAYWCTCSQEELEAKRKTALAEGRKPKYDGTCRDRHLAPTPGAVVRFRCPEGGATLMRDLIKGNIVFQNEELDDLIIQRADGYPTYNFAVVVDDAQMGITHVIRGDDHVNNTPRQILLYEALGFPVPLFAHVPMILGSDKARLSKRHGATSVMAYQDMGYLPEALVNYLVRLGWSHGDQEIFTGDELTSLFDLDAVGKSPAVFNPEKLLWLNQHYIRSYSPDRLVQALRPLWPAASDPAREPLVRGVVRDLQSRSRTLLELIDGAAFYFAEEVDYDPKAAEKFLTPASAANLEVVQMELPRLENYSKEGIETFLRTLAESRQVKLKDIAQPLRVALTGKTVSPGIDEVMVTLGRERTLKRIAGALSHIRAGNSS is encoded by the coding sequence ATGAACGCACCTCTCAAGACCCGGTTTGCCCCGTCTCCCACGGGCTATCTCCACATAGGCGGCGCCCGGACGGCCCTTTTCAACTGGCTGTTCGCCCGCCGGCACGGCGGCATCTTTCTCCTGCGCATCGAGGACACGGACCAGCTCCGCTCGACGGAGGAATCCACCCGGGCCATCCTGGACGCCATGACATGGCTCGGCCTGAACTGGGACGAAGGCCCCTTCTTCCAGGCGGAGCGCGTCGGCATCCACCGGCAGATGGTCGAGAAGCTGGTGGACGAGGGGAAGGCCTACTGGTGCACCTGCAGCCAGGAAGAGTTGGAAGCAAAGAGAAAGACGGCCCTGGCCGAGGGACGGAAGCCCAAATATGACGGAACCTGCCGGGACCGGCACCTCGCCCCGACCCCGGGCGCGGTGGTGCGGTTCCGCTGCCCCGAGGGCGGAGCCACCCTGATGCGGGATCTCATCAAGGGCAACATCGTCTTTCAGAACGAGGAGCTGGACGACCTGATCATCCAGCGGGCCGACGGGTATCCCACGTACAACTTCGCTGTCGTCGTCGACGACGCCCAGATGGGAATCACCCACGTTATCCGGGGAGACGATCATGTGAACAACACGCCCCGACAGATCCTCCTTTACGAGGCCCTCGGATTTCCCGTGCCGCTCTTCGCCCACGTCCCCATGATCCTCGGATCCGACAAAGCCCGCCTGAGCAAGCGCCACGGAGCGACCTCCGTCATGGCCTACCAGGACATGGGCTACCTGCCGGAGGCCCTGGTGAACTACCTGGTCCGCCTGGGCTGGTCCCACGGAGACCAGGAGATCTTTACCGGCGACGAGCTGACGAGCCTCTTCGACCTGGACGCCGTGGGCAAGTCCCCGGCGGTGTTCAATCCGGAAAAGCTCCTGTGGCTCAACCAGCATTACATCCGTTCCTATTCGCCGGACCGACTGGTGCAAGCCCTTCGGCCCCTGTGGCCGGCGGCATCGGACCCCGCCCGGGAGCCTCTCGTGCGCGGGGTGGTCCGGGATCTCCAGTCCCGGAGCCGGACGCTTCTTGAGTTGATCGACGGTGCCGCCTTCTACTTCGCCGAGGAGGTGGACTATGATCCCAAGGCGGCGGAAAAGTTCCTGACGCCGGCCTCGGCCGCCAACCTGGAAGTGGTTCAGATGGAATTGCCCCGACTCGAGAATTACTCCAAGGAGGGTATCGAGACGTTTCTTCGCACCCTGGCGGAGTCCCGCCAGGTGAAACTCAAGGACATCGCCCAGCCGCTGCGTGTAGCACTGACGGGAAAGACCGTCAGCCCGGGAATCGACGAGGTCATGGTAACCCTCGGCCGGGAACGGACCCTCAAGCGAATCGCCGGGGCCTTGTCACACATTCGCGCCGGGAACTCCTCCTGA
- the ybgF gene encoding tol-pal system protein YbgF — translation MRKFCLVLFVLIGLAGVSGCATSKDLRRVQGDLLARIEATEQKIAALDQTDQTIKGDARTVSESVTLLQKRQAETGADLAEAKDQIRQIRGLVDGMKKDMSSGGGRQDELKEKIDALSLKIQFLENYMGISKKDGGEPVNRNNGGNGKETKGKSDRESLYGAAYATLKEGKYEKARGEFQNFLKKYPRTELSDNAQFWIGESYFSEGKFEKAILEYEKVIKSYPDGDKVPPSLLKQGLAFAQLGDKTSARMILQQIIKDYPNTSSARTARTKLNELK, via the coding sequence ATGAGGAAGTTTTGTCTTGTCCTTTTTGTTCTGATCGGTCTGGCCGGGGTGTCCGGTTGCGCCACCTCGAAGGACCTGAGAAGGGTTCAGGGAGACCTGCTCGCCCGAATCGAGGCGACGGAGCAGAAAATCGCCGCCTTGGACCAGACCGATCAGACCATCAAGGGTGATGCCAGGACCGTCTCGGAATCCGTAACGCTGCTGCAGAAGCGGCAGGCCGAAACGGGCGCCGACCTGGCGGAGGCGAAAGACCAGATTCGCCAGATCCGCGGCCTCGTGGACGGAATGAAGAAAGACATGTCCAGCGGTGGCGGCCGTCAGGACGAGCTGAAGGAAAAGATCGACGCCCTCTCTCTGAAGATCCAGTTTCTCGAGAATTACATGGGTATCAGCAAGAAGGACGGAGGCGAGCCGGTAAACCGGAACAACGGAGGCAACGGCAAGGAAACAAAGGGCAAATCCGATCGGGAGTCCCTCTACGGGGCGGCCTACGCCACCCTGAAAGAGGGAAAGTACGAGAAAGCCCGCGGAGAATTCCAGAATTTCCTCAAGAAGTATCCCCGCACCGAGTTGTCCGACAATGCCCAGTTCTGGATCGGCGAAAGCTATTTTTCCGAAGGCAAGTTCGAGAAGGCCATCCTGGAATATGAAAAGGTCATCAAGAGTTATCCGGACGGGGACAAGGTTCCCCCGTCCCTCCTGAAGCAGGGGCTGGCCTTTGCCCAGTTGGGCGATAAAACCAGCGCCCGCATGATTCTGCAGCAGATCATCAAGGACTATCCGAACACGAGTTCAGCCCGGACGGCCCGGACGAAACTCAACGAACTGAAATAG
- the glmM gene encoding phosphoglucosamine mutase, with protein MGKLFGTDGIRGPVNRYPITAEMAFRIGRAAALFFLQREQPAHRIVLGRDTRESGEMLERALMEGICSTGMDALLAGIIPTPAVAFLTSDKQADCGIVVSASHNPYQDNGIKIFSAEGTKLPDDAEETIEGLILGDRENGAGPLPDSPGMARSLDDARSCYESFLRGTVPGLSLAGRKIILDCSNGATYRVAPEVFAALGAEVTVLFARPDGKNINDGCGSQHPGTLAGRVVKEKADAGFAFDGDGDRVIAVDETGRVLTGDTLLAISARRLREEGRLANNLVVRTVMSNIGLTLAFREMGIDSIMTDVGDRYVFAAMKERAAVLGGEDSGHLIFLEHLSSGDGILTALQVLAAMDRAGASLSELGRLMTVYPQVLLNVETRSRPDLETVPEVMAAVREAEAALNGRGRVLVRYSGTQNLCRVMVEGPTREETETHAGRIAGVVREVLG; from the coding sequence ATGGGAAAGCTGTTCGGAACGGACGGGATCCGTGGACCCGTCAACCGCTACCCGATCACTGCGGAGATGGCCTTCCGCATCGGCCGCGCGGCGGCACTTTTCTTCCTGCAGCGGGAGCAGCCGGCCCACCGGATCGTTCTCGGGCGCGACACGAGGGAATCCGGGGAAATGCTCGAGCGGGCCCTGATGGAGGGAATCTGCTCGACCGGCATGGACGCCCTCCTGGCCGGCATCATCCCCACGCCGGCGGTGGCCTTTCTGACGTCGGACAAGCAGGCCGACTGCGGAATCGTCGTCTCGGCCTCCCACAATCCCTACCAGGACAACGGGATCAAGATCTTCTCCGCGGAAGGCACGAAGCTGCCCGATGACGCCGAAGAGACCATTGAGGGGCTGATCCTGGGCGATCGGGAGAACGGCGCCGGACCGCTTCCCGACTCCCCCGGAATGGCCCGTTCCCTCGATGACGCCCGGAGCTGCTATGAATCCTTTCTCCGGGGAACCGTACCGGGTCTTTCCCTTGCGGGCCGGAAAATCATCCTTGATTGCTCAAACGGGGCGACATACCGCGTGGCGCCGGAGGTCTTCGCCGCCCTGGGGGCGGAGGTGACGGTCCTTTTCGCCCGGCCCGACGGGAAGAACATCAATGACGGCTGCGGCTCCCAGCACCCGGGCACCCTTGCCGGGAGGGTCGTGAAGGAGAAGGCCGATGCGGGCTTTGCCTTCGATGGCGACGGAGACCGGGTCATTGCCGTGGACGAGACAGGCAGGGTTCTCACGGGGGATACCCTCCTGGCGATCTCTGCCCGCCGGCTTCGGGAGGAAGGACGGCTCGCGAACAACCTGGTCGTCCGCACGGTCATGAGCAACATAGGCCTGACACTGGCTTTCCGGGAAATGGGGATCGACTCGATCATGACGGATGTCGGGGATCGTTACGTCTTCGCGGCCATGAAGGAGCGGGCGGCCGTCCTCGGCGGCGAGGACTCGGGCCACCTGATTTTTCTGGAGCACCTCTCCTCCGGCGACGGCATCCTCACGGCCCTCCAGGTCCTGGCGGCAATGGACCGGGCCGGAGCTTCCCTCTCGGAGCTGGGACGCCTCATGACGGTCTATCCCCAGGTGCTTCTCAATGTAGAGACGCGGTCCCGCCCTGACCTGGAGACCGTGCCGGAAGTCATGGCGGCCGTCCGGGAGGCGGAAGCGGCGCTGAACGGCCGGGGCCGGGTCCTCGTGCGATATTCGGGGACCCAGAACCTCTGCCGTGTGATGGTGGAAGGCCCGACGAGGGAGGAAACGGAGACCCACGCCGGCCGGATCGCCGGGGTCGTGCGAGAGGTTCTCGGATAG
- a CDS encoding S41 family peptidase, translating into MKRKTVKTGILLLGLSALVILIGLAGDSPVSALDRSTYRSLKTFNEILDIVEKNYVEPVETKNLLQGAVNGMMRSLDPHSSYMTADMYRELEVETKGRFGGIGIEITIRKDVLTVVSPIEDTPAYRAGVKAGDAIIRIDGKSTKDITIMDAVKKLRGPKGTNVTITIMRDETTKPQDITITRDIIQIVSIRSRIFEDGIGYVRISSFQERTAEDLAKALAEVTKKTNPLKGLVLDLRNNPGGLLSQAVQVSDVFLKSGMIVSTRGRVKSVESSAKARDNGNEPSCAIVALVNEGTASAAEIVAGALQDNGRALVLGTQTFGKGSVQTVIPLDDGSALKLTTAKYYTPKGRSIQAEGIQPDIVIRRTRIVNGKERESTEEPLREKDLAGHIPSPRENGEVKESPAAPPTQPRPLPRREEMGDVTQDNQLKSAIDILKSWDLFRKGARSS; encoded by the coding sequence ATGAAACGGAAAACGGTGAAGACGGGGATCCTTCTCCTGGGGCTGTCGGCCCTGGTGATCCTCATCGGCCTTGCCGGAGACAGCCCGGTCTCGGCCCTGGACCGGAGCACCTACCGGAGCCTCAAGACCTTCAACGAGATCCTCGACATCGTCGAGAAGAATTACGTCGAGCCGGTCGAGACCAAGAACCTGCTCCAGGGGGCCGTCAACGGGATGATGCGGTCCCTGGATCCGCACAGCTCGTACATGACGGCGGACATGTACAGGGAACTGGAAGTGGAGACCAAGGGGCGCTTCGGCGGTATCGGCATTGAGATCACGATCCGAAAGGACGTTCTTACCGTCGTATCGCCGATCGAAGACACGCCGGCCTACCGGGCCGGCGTCAAGGCCGGTGACGCGATTATCCGGATTGACGGCAAGTCCACCAAGGACATCACGATCATGGATGCCGTCAAGAAACTCAGGGGGCCGAAAGGAACAAACGTCACCATCACGATCATGCGGGACGAAACCACGAAGCCCCAGGATATCACCATTACCCGGGATATCATCCAAATTGTGAGCATCCGGTCCAGGATCTTCGAGGATGGGATCGGTTATGTCCGGATCTCCTCTTTCCAGGAACGGACCGCGGAAGATCTGGCGAAGGCCCTGGCCGAGGTGACGAAGAAGACCAATCCACTCAAGGGGCTTGTCCTGGACCTCAGGAACAATCCGGGCGGACTTCTGAGCCAGGCCGTCCAGGTCTCGGATGTGTTCCTGAAATCGGGAATGATTGTGTCCACCCGCGGCCGCGTGAAATCCGTGGAGAGCTCGGCGAAGGCGCGAGACAACGGGAACGAGCCGAGCTGCGCCATCGTGGCCCTGGTCAACGAGGGGACCGCCTCCGCGGCGGAGATCGTCGCCGGTGCCCTCCAGGACAACGGACGCGCCCTCGTCCTCGGAACGCAGACCTTCGGCAAGGGGTCCGTGCAGACGGTCATCCCCCTGGACGACGGATCGGCCCTCAAGCTGACGACGGCAAAATACTATACGCCCAAGGGCCGCTCCATCCAGGCAGAGGGAATTCAGCCGGACATCGTGATCCGCAGGACGAGAATTGTCAACGGCAAGGAACGGGAATCAACGGAGGAGCCCCTGCGGGAAAAGGACCTGGCTGGACACATCCCCTCCCCACGGGAGAACGGGGAAGTCAAGGAAAGTCCGGCCGCGCCTCCGACGCAGCCGCGGCCGCTCCCCAGGCGGGAGGAAATGGGGGATGTGACCCAGGACAACCAGCTCAAGAGCGCCATCGACATCCTCAAGAGCTGGGACCTCTTCCGGAAGGGAGCCCGCAGCAGCTGA
- the rsmG gene encoding 16S rRNA (guanine(527)-N(7))-methyltransferase RsmG: MEETHLKMLAEGARIAGVPLDTAQLALFRLYIDELLLWNRSHNLVATSDPEEIVIRHVLDSLAPVPRLPRRDGRLLDMGSGAGFPGIPLRIACPRLDVLLLEASRKKASFLKRAAGILGLDRIDVLWERAEDYLRREGVAGSFDMVISRAFLPPSRFALAGSPFLKPEGYLVVMAGPCTDRRTSPPEEAHLEPVSIHDYELPFSGDRRKMFIYKKVCNNN; the protein is encoded by the coding sequence ATGGAAGAAACCCATCTTAAGATGCTGGCCGAGGGTGCCCGGATCGCCGGGGTTCCCCTCGACACGGCGCAGCTGGCCCTCTTCCGCCTGTACATCGACGAACTCCTCCTCTGGAACCGAAGCCACAACCTCGTCGCGACGAGCGACCCGGAAGAGATCGTCATCCGGCATGTCCTCGACTCGCTCGCGCCGGTCCCGCGGCTTCCCCGTCGCGACGGGCGTCTGCTGGATATGGGGAGCGGCGCCGGCTTTCCGGGCATTCCTCTCCGGATCGCCTGCCCGCGGCTCGACGTCCTGCTTCTGGAAGCGTCCCGCAAGAAAGCGTCTTTCCTGAAGCGGGCCGCGGGGATCCTCGGCCTGGACAGAATCGATGTTCTCTGGGAGCGGGCGGAGGATTATCTCCGGCGGGAAGGTGTCGCCGGATCCTTCGACATGGTAATTTCCCGGGCCTTCTTGCCCCCGTCCCGGTTCGCCCTGGCCGGCTCGCCGTTCCTGAAGCCGGAAGGATACCTTGTGGTCATGGCCGGTCCCTGCACCGACCGACGGACCTCCCCCCCGGAGGAGGCCCACCTCGAGCCGGTTTCGATCCACGATTACGAACTGCCTTTTTCCGGGGACCGGCGAAAAATGTTTATCTATAAAAAAGTATGCAATAACAATTAG
- the mdh gene encoding malate dehydrogenase — protein sequence MRAKATVIGAGNVGATVAQRLAEKELCDVVLIDVVEGVPQGKALDLSQAAPIEGHDALLTGANAYDEAGGSDLIVVTAGIPRKPGMSRDDLLATNRSIVSAVTKEAAARSPEAVLIVVSNPLDAMCHVAYEASGFPKNRVIGMAGVLDAARFRSFIARELGVSAENVHATVLGGHGDTMVPLPRYTTVAGVPLPELLPPERIEALVARTRSGGAEIVGLLKTGSAYYAPASAAVDMAESILKDRKKILPCSVLLEGEYDIHGLFVGVPVKLGKGGVEEIMALKLLKREWEDLQRSAAAVRELVDILSRLG from the coding sequence ATGCGCGCGAAGGCAACCGTCATCGGCGCCGGCAACGTGGGGGCCACCGTGGCCCAGAGGCTGGCGGAAAAGGAACTGTGTGACGTCGTCCTCATCGACGTCGTCGAAGGGGTCCCCCAGGGAAAGGCCCTGGACCTGAGCCAGGCGGCCCCCATCGAGGGACACGATGCCCTTCTTACGGGGGCGAACGCCTATGATGAGGCCGGGGGATCGGATCTCATCGTCGTCACCGCCGGCATCCCGAGGAAACCCGGAATGAGCCGCGACGATCTACTGGCAACGAACCGGAGCATCGTTTCCGCCGTGACGAAAGAGGCCGCTGCCCGTTCCCCCGAGGCCGTCCTGATCGTCGTCAGCAACCCCCTCGATGCCATGTGCCATGTTGCGTATGAAGCCAGCGGCTTCCCGAAGAACCGAGTGATCGGCATGGCCGGCGTCCTCGACGCCGCCCGCTTTCGCTCCTTCATCGCCCGGGAGCTCGGCGTCTCCGCGGAGAACGTTCATGCCACCGTGCTGGGCGGGCACGGAGATACCATGGTCCCCCTGCCCCGCTATACGACCGTTGCCGGGGTTCCCCTCCCGGAGCTTCTCCCGCCGGAGCGCATCGAGGCGCTCGTGGCCCGGACGAGGAGCGGCGGCGCCGAGATCGTGGGACTTCTCAAGACCGGCAGCGCCTACTACGCCCCGGCCTCGGCGGCCGTGGACATGGCCGAGAGCATCCTGAAGGACCGGAAGAAGATCCTTCCCTGTTCGGTCCTCCTCGAGGGCGAGTATGACATCCATGGATTGTTCGTGGGGGTTCCCGTCAAACTGGGAAAGGGCGGTGTCGAGGAAATCATGGCCCTGAAGCTCTTGAAGCGGGAATGGGAAGACCTGCAGCGGTCGGCCGCGGCCGTCCGGGAACTGGTGGACATTCTCTCCCGCCTTGGGTAA
- a CDS encoding tetratricopeptide repeat protein produces MKKRTRSILFLLFLASAVLLSLCGCATAPFRGSPASVPGHGDARAMFHYSIAIQYMLDGKMDEAIAELETARRFDEQSVELTIELAVLYAEKGNPEKVIATLQDATRRHPREPMIYLLLGGAQAARKETDQAERSFRKVLELDRNNETAWLHLAALYSESGRHEKALACYDRLLEIHPDHAAALYYRARIFQELKRDGEAEAGFRRVLELRPAFEAAWIDLGYFYESRRQTEKAVDTYRRFMKQYPLRMGVRLRLAEMLLRLQRFDDAEQTLQDALKIEPDNRDLRLTLAIVYLERKDHPRAVGMLETLVREDPVDARLRYLLASAYEERGDADKAITAYGEVAVKSEFFGNARVRMAFLHSKAGRKEEALRTAGQALEKKKDYPGLYLYLASLHEEMKNPAAAENVLRQGMAAIPRNVDLPYSLGVLYEKSGRFEEGIVLMKGILAIEPDHADALNFIGYSYADQGLHLDEAERLILKALKAKPGNGYITDSLGWVYYKKNELGKAVRYLREAALAVPDDPTIAEHLGDACAKAGYREEALSAYRKALKLNPSSTELPRKIRELGENP; encoded by the coding sequence ATGAAAAAACGAACCCGTTCCATTCTTTTCCTGCTTTTCCTTGCCAGTGCGGTCCTCCTTTCCCTGTGCGGGTGCGCAACGGCGCCTTTCCGCGGCAGTCCCGCCTCCGTGCCGGGTCACGGCGACGCCAGGGCGATGTTCCACTATTCCATCGCCATCCAGTACATGCTGGACGGGAAAATGGACGAGGCCATCGCGGAGTTGGAGACTGCACGCCGCTTTGACGAGCAGTCCGTGGAACTGACCATTGAGCTGGCGGTCCTGTACGCGGAAAAAGGAAACCCGGAAAAAGTGATCGCGACCCTTCAGGACGCGACGCGACGGCATCCCCGCGAACCCATGATTTATCTCCTTCTCGGGGGAGCCCAGGCCGCCCGGAAGGAGACGGACCAGGCCGAGCGCTCTTTCCGGAAGGTTCTGGAGCTGGACCGGAATAATGAGACGGCCTGGCTGCATCTGGCGGCCCTTTATTCGGAATCGGGGAGGCATGAAAAGGCCCTGGCCTGTTATGACCGTCTCCTCGAAATTCATCCGGACCATGCGGCGGCTCTCTACTACCGGGCAAGGATTTTCCAGGAGCTGAAAAGGGATGGGGAAGCCGAGGCGGGGTTCCGGAGAGTCCTGGAGCTGCGACCGGCCTTTGAGGCGGCCTGGATCGACCTGGGGTACTTCTATGAATCCCGCAGGCAGACGGAAAAAGCGGTGGATACATACCGGCGGTTCATGAAGCAGTATCCCCTGCGCATGGGGGTACGGCTCCGGCTGGCGGAGATGCTCCTCCGGCTCCAGCGGTTTGACGATGCGGAACAGACCCTTCAGGATGCCCTGAAGATCGAGCCGGACAACCGGGATCTCCGGCTTACCCTGGCCATTGTCTACCTGGAGCGCAAGGATCACCCCCGCGCTGTTGGCATGCTGGAGACCCTGGTACGGGAAGATCCTGTAGATGCCCGCCTTCGGTATCTTCTGGCCTCGGCATATGAAGAACGGGGCGACGCGGACAAGGCCATCACCGCCTATGGCGAAGTGGCGGTGAAATCGGAATTCTTCGGGAACGCCCGGGTCCGGATGGCCTTCCTGCACAGCAAGGCGGGCCGGAAAGAAGAGGCCCTGCGGACGGCCGGCCAGGCCCTGGAGAAAAAGAAGGACTACCCGGGGCTCTATCTGTACCTGGCTTCGCTTCACGAGGAGATGAAGAACCCGGCAGCGGCCGAAAATGTGCTGCGCCAGGGAATGGCCGCCATTCCCCGGAACGTGGATCTTCCCTACAGCCTGGGGGTTTTATACGAGAAAAGCGGCCGCTTTGAGGAGGGCATCGTCCTGATGAAGGGGATTCTCGCCATCGAACCGGATCACGCGGATGCCCTGAATTTCATCGGATACAGCTATGCGGACCAGGGGTTGCACCTCGATGAAGCGGAACGGCTCATCCTGAAGGCCCTGAAAGCGAAGCCAGGGAACGGGTACATTACGGACAGCCTGGGATGGGTTTACTACAAGAAGAACGAATTGGGTAAAGCCGTCCGGTATCTCCGGGAAGCTGCTCTTGCGGTTCCTGACGATCCCACCATTGCCGAACACCTGGGAGATGCCTGTGCAAAGGCAGGGTATCGGGAAGAGGCCCTGTCGGCCTATCGGAAGGCGCTCAAGCTGAATCCGTCGAGTACCGAGCTCCCGCGGAAAATCCGGGAACTCGGCGAGAATCCATAA
- a CDS encoding divergent polysaccharide deacetylase family protein has translation MAGRKRRKKGKWTAWIVFLTAIAAIVAIAYFLHVERQRETRRVQAPPRKAAPARTVPAVVVPKAVPAEKDRAGRNVPEPRPEPKPEAVKGPLRVVIIIDDIGHDLAPVRELLSLKTPITFAVLPDGARAAQAAAMIHGDGREVILHLPLEPRSGTKANPGAMVLRTNMNDEEIRRQLVQDIRAVPHARGANSHMGSLFTENPEKMVVVMKVLHEKGFYFIDSRTSVRSRALEAARQTGVPFGRRDLFIDGRSKDEILQQILRLARTSDTAQPPVVIGHPYPGTIQALRNVIPMLRRHGIHVVSASEAVQPVGGDARAMR, from the coding sequence ATGGCAGGCAGAAAACGCAGAAAAAAGGGGAAGTGGACGGCTTGGATCGTTTTTCTCACAGCGATCGCAGCCATTGTCGCCATTGCCTATTTTCTGCACGTGGAGCGGCAGCGGGAGACACGCCGGGTGCAGGCGCCCCCGCGCAAGGCCGCTCCGGCCCGGACCGTTCCCGCTGTTGTCGTTCCCAAAGCCGTTCCCGCCGAGAAGGACAGGGCCGGGCGGAATGTTCCGGAACCCAGGCCGGAACCGAAGCCGGAAGCTGTAAAAGGCCCGCTTCGGGTGGTGATCATCATTGACGATATCGGACACGATCTGGCCCCGGTCCGGGAACTCCTTTCGCTCAAGACGCCCATTACCTTTGCCGTTCTTCCCGATGGTGCCCGAGCGGCCCAGGCGGCGGCCATGATTCACGGGGACGGACGGGAAGTGATCCTCCATCTGCCCCTCGAACCCCGGTCTGGGACAAAGGCCAACCCGGGGGCGATGGTCCTGCGGACGAACATGAATGACGAGGAAATCCGCCGTCAGCTTGTACAGGATATCCGGGCTGTGCCCCATGCCAGGGGAGCCAATAGCCACATGGGGTCCCTGTTCACGGAGAACCCGGAAAAAATGGTTGTTGTCATGAAAGTTCTTCATGAAAAGGGGTTCTATTTTATCGACAGCCGGACGTCCGTCCGGAGCCGGGCTCTTGAAGCGGCCCGGCAGACGGGCGTTCCCTTCGGGAGACGAGACCTGTTTATCGACGGTCGTTCCAAAGACGAGATCCTCCAGCAGATCCTCCGGCTGGCGAGGACATCCGATACGGCGCAGCCGCCTGTCGTCATCGGCCACCCCTATCCCGGCACCATCCAAGCCCTCCGGAACGTTATCCCGATGCTCCGTCGTCATGGAATCCACGTGGTTTCCGCATCGGAGGCGGTCCAGCCGGTGGGTGGCGACGCCAGGGCCATGCGATGA
- the pal gene encoding peptidoglycan-associated lipoprotein Pal yields the protein MKSRFFRTMVILSCLVLLVAVGCAKKAVKEDTGMQEQKVTAQATADDDAAKKAAEAAARERALREEAARRAEQERLAREKAEKLAALFADVNFDFDKYNVKPEFRDRLAAQAAYLKESAADSLLVEGHCDERGTAEYNLALGERRANAVMKYLIDLGIDKGRIKTISYGKDRPLDSASNEEAWAKNRRAHFELNAK from the coding sequence ATGAAGAGCCGGTTCTTTCGGACCATGGTGATTCTCTCCTGCCTGGTTCTCCTGGTCGCCGTCGGTTGCGCGAAGAAGGCCGTCAAGGAAGACACGGGAATGCAGGAGCAGAAAGTCACCGCCCAGGCGACGGCAGACGATGATGCCGCCAAGAAGGCCGCTGAGGCAGCAGCCCGGGAACGCGCCCTGAGAGAGGAAGCCGCCCGCCGGGCCGAGCAGGAGCGTCTCGCCCGTGAAAAGGCCGAGAAACTCGCAGCCCTGTTCGCGGATGTCAACTTCGATTTCGACAAGTACAATGTCAAGCCTGAATTCCGGGATCGCCTGGCTGCACAGGCCGCCTACCTGAAGGAAAGCGCAGCGGATTCGCTTCTCGTCGAGGGTCACTGCGACGAGCGTGGAACCGCCGAGTACAACTTGGCCCTGGGTGAAAGGCGTGCGAATGCCGTCATGAAGTACTTGATCGACCTGGGTATCGACAAGGGGCGGATCAAGACGATCTCCTACGGGAAAGATCGTCCCCTCGACTCTGCTTCCAACGAAGAAGCGTGGGCCAAGAACCGCCGGGCTCATTTCGAACTCAACGCAAAATAA